One genomic segment of Phyllopteryx taeniolatus isolate TA_2022b chromosome 12, UOR_Ptae_1.2, whole genome shotgun sequence includes these proteins:
- the wdfy2 gene encoding WD repeat and FYVE domain-containing protein 2 yields MAAEIEPPRAQVRKPCLLSKIDSCGDVVSAAVIIPKEDGVISVSEDRTIRVWMKRDSGQYWPSVYHTMPSLCSCMTFNPETRRLLVGMDIGSVCEFILSEDYNKMTPTHTYQAHQGRVTVVLFVLEMEWLLSTGQDKTFIWHCSESGQQLGSYHTPAWVSGLQFDVETRHAFVGDQSGQVTILKLEQDSCSLVTTFKGHTGNVTALCWDPIQRVLFSGSSDHSIIMWDIGGRKGTAIELQGHNDKVQGLCYASHTRQLISCSSDGSIVIWNMDVTRQETPEWLDSDSCQKCEQPFFWNFKQMWDSKKIGLRQHHCRKCGQALCGKCSSKRSTIPLMGFEFEVRMCDGCYASITDEDRAPTATFHDSKHAIVYLHYEPTTGCLLTSGTDKVVKLWDMTPVVS; encoded by the exons ATGGCGGCCGAAATCGAGCCGCCGCGAGCGCAGGTTCGGAAGCCGTGTTTGCTGAGCAAGATCGACTCCTGCGGGGACGTGGTGAGCGCCGCCGTCATCATCCCCAAGGAAGACGGCGTCATCAGCGTGTCTGAAGACAG GACAATTCGGGTTTGGATGAAGCGGGACAGTGGCCAGTACTGGCCCAGTGTCTACCACACTATGCCAT CCTTGTGCTCCTGTATGACCTTCAACCCAGAGACCAGACGTCTGCTGGTGGGCATGGACATCGGAAGTGTTTGT GAGTTCATCTTGTCTGAGGATTACAATAAGATGACTCCCACGCACACCTACCAGG CACACCAGGGCAGAGTGACGGTGGTGTTGTTTGTTCTGGAGATGGAGTGGCTGCTGAGCACCGGCCAGGACAAGACCTTCATCTGGCATTGCTCGGAGAGCGGACAGCAGCTGGGATCATACCACACCCCAGCCTGGGTGTCTGGACTGCA ATTTGATGTTGAGACTCGACACGCCTTTGTCGGCGATCAGTCGGGTCAGGTGACCATCCTGAAGCTGGAGCAGGACAGCTGCAGCCTGGTGACCACCTTCAAGGGCCACACGG GTAACGTGACTGCGCTGTGCTGGGACCCCATCCAGAGGGTTCTGTTCTCGGGCAGCTCCGACCACTCCATCATTATGTGGGACATAGGCGGACGCAAAGGCACCGCCATCGAACTGCAAGGACACAA cgaCAAGGTGCAGGGCCTGTGTTACGCCTCGCACACTCGCCAGCTCATCTCCTGTAGCTCTGATGGCAGCATTGTCATCTGGAACATGGACGTGACACGACAAGAG ACCCCAGAGTGGCTTGACAGTGACTCGTGTCAAAAGTGCGAGCAGCCTTTCTTTTGGAACTTCAAGCAGATGTGGGACAGCAAGAAGATCGGGCTACGGCAg CATCACTGCAGGAAGTGTGGCCAGGCTCTGTGCGGCAAGTGCTCGTCCAAGCGCTCCACCATCCCACTCATGGGATTTGAGTTTGAGGTGCGCATGTGCGACGGCTGCTACGCCTCCATCACAGACGAAGA TCGCGCCCCCACGGCAACCTTCCATGACAGCAAGCACGCCATTGTGTACTTGCACTATGAGCCTACCACCGGATGTCTTCTCACCTCCGGCACTGACAAGGTGGTCAAG CTTTGGGACATGACGCCCGTGGTATCATGA